Genomic segment of Streptomyces sp. NA02950:
CGGTCAGGCCGTTGCTGGCACCGTCCTGGTTGACGGCGGAACCGCGGACGAGGGCCAGCACCTCATGGCCGTTGGCTTGCGCGTCCGGCAGCCGTTCCAGCAGCAGCATGCCGACGCCTTCGGCCCACCCGGCGCCGTCCGCGTCGGCGGAGAACGCCTTGCAGCGGCCGTCGGGGGCCATGGCGCGCTGACGGCTGAACTCGATGAAGGTGTCCAGGGTGGACATCACCACCACCCCGCCCGCGAGCGCCATCGAGCATTCGCCCTGCCGCAGTGCCTGCGCCGCCTGGTGGAGGGCGACCAGCGACGACGAGCAGGCGGTGTCGGTGGTGACGGCCGGGCCCTCCAGCCCGAAGACGTACGAGATACGGCCGGAGGCCACGCTGCTCGCGCTGCCGGTGGCGAGGTAGCCCTCGAACTCCTCGGGCGCGCGCTGGAATCGCGATCCGTAGTCGTTGTAGCTCGCGCCGATGAACACGCCGGTGCGGCTGCCCTTCACCGTGGCGGGGTCGATCCCGGCCCGTTCGAAGGCCTCCCAGGTCGTCTCGAGCAGGAGCCGCTGCTGTGGGTCGATGGCCAGGGCCTCGCGCGGGGAGATACCGAAGAACTCGGGGTCGAAGTGATCGGCGTCGTACAGGAAACCGCCACCGGTGGCGTAGAAGGTGCCGGGCTTGTCGGGGTCGGGGTCGAAGTGGCCGTCGATGTCCCAGCCACGGTCCGTGGGGAAGTCACCGATGGCGTCGCGGCCGTCCATGAGCAGCTGCCACAGCTCCTCGGGGGTACGGACCCCACCGGGGAGACGGCAGCTCATCGCCACGATCGCGATCGGGTCGGCGTCCGCCGCCGCGCCCACGGTTGCCGTACCCACCGGGGCGTCGGCCTCGTCGGGACCGGCGGCACCGGTCTCGGCCAGCAGGAAGCCCGTCAGGGCGGTGACGTTCGGATAGTCGAAGACGAGGGTGACCGGCAGCCGCAGCCCGGTGGCGGCGCCGAGCCGGTTGCGCAGATCGACGGCGGTCAGGGAGTCGAAGCCCAGCTCGCGGAAGGCGCGGCCCGCTTCGACGGCGGAGGCGTCCGGGTAGCCGAGCGCGGCGGCCACCTCGGTGCTGACGAGGTCCGTCAGGGCCTCTTCTGCCTCCTGGGGGGAGAGTCCGGCGAGCCGCCGCGCGAGGGGGGCCGCCGCGTCGCCCGCGGTGGTGTCCACCGTGTCCGCTCCCCGCTCCGACAGCTCTCGCACCTCGGGGAGTTCACGCAGAACGGCGGCGGACGCCGACGCCGGGGTGGCGGCGATGAGCCGGTCCCATGCGATGTCGGCCACGGCCACGTAGGTGTCGGCCACACCGAGGGCGCGCTGAAGGGCGCTGATGGCTGATTCCGGTGCCATCGCGGGCATACCGGTGGCGTGCAGCCGTGCCTCGACCGCCTCGTCGACCAGACCTCCACCGGACCACGCGCCCCATGCGACGGAGGTGGCGGCGAGGCCCTGGGAGCGGCGCCGCTGGGCGAGGGCGTCGAGGAAGGCGTTGGCGGCCGCGTAGCTGCCCTGTCCGGGGCCGCCGAGCGTGCCCGCGAAGGAGGAGAAGAGCACGAAGGCCGACAGCTCGCGGTCCCGGGTCAGTTCGTCCAGATGCAGGGCCGCGTCCACCTTGGGACGCAGCACACCGTCGGCCCGCTCCGGGGTGAGGGTGTCGAGCACCCCGTCGTCCAGGACGCCCGCGGCGTGCACCACGGCGTCGAGCGGCGCCTCGTCGTGGTCCAGCCGGGCGAGGAGTGCCGTCAGCGCGTCGCGGTCGGCCACGTCGCACGCGGCCACGGTCACGCGGACGCCCGACGCGCGCAGCTCGTCGGCGAGTTCGACGGCGCCGGGGGCGTCCGGGCCGCGGCGGCTGGTGAGCACCAGGCGTTCGGCGCCGCCGTGCGCCAGCCAGCGCGCCACATGGGCGCCCAGACCGCCGGTTCCGCCGGTGACCAGTACGGTGCCGCGCGGCTGCCATCGGCCGGGGGTGGCGGGGGCCGCGGTGGCGGCGTGGACCAGCCGGCGTCCGTAGGTGCCGGAGCCGCGGACGGCCACCTGGTCCTCGCCGTCCAGCGCGCCCGCGAGCACCGCGCACAGCCGGGCGGTGGCGCGGTCGTCGAGCGTATGGGGCAGGTCCAGCAGTCCGCCCCACCGCTGGGGGTACTCCACGGCCGCGATCCGGCCCAGCCCCCAGGTCAGGGCCTGGAGCGGGTGGTCCAGCGGGTCCGCGCCGCCGACGGACACCGCCCCGCGGGTGGCGTACCAGAGCGGGATGTCGGCGCCGGTGTCGCCGAGGGCCTGGAGCAGGGCGAGGTTGAGGGCCAGGCCGGTCGGCTGGGCGGTGTCCGCGCCGTACGGCTGCTCGGCGAGGGCGAGGAGGGAGAGCACACCGGTCGGCGGGGTGTCCGCCGTCTCCGGGCCGAGGCGCTGGGCGAGCGTGCCCCGTACGGCGTCGGCCTCGGTCAGTTCCAGTACCCGGGCAGCGGCGCCGTGGGCCCGCAGCGCCCCGGCGATGAGCTCGCCCTCGGGGACACCGGCCGGGGCCGCGATGAGCCACGTGGCACCGGACGACGGCGGAATCTGCGAGGTGGCGAGCACATCGCCCAGGGGTTTCCAGGTGATGTGGTACCGCAGGGCGTCCTGGGCGGAACGCTCACGGCGCGCCCGGCGCCATGCGGCGAGCGCCGGCATCACCATCGCCAGCGAAGATTCCTCGGCGTCCACGTCCAGTGCGGTGGCGAGGGCTTCCAGGTCTCCGCGCTCGACGGTGTCCCAGAACTCCGCGTCCGCCGGGTCGACTTCGGCCGCCGACGGCTGGGCCGAACCCTCCAGCCAGTACCGCTGCCGCTGGAAGGCGTACGTCGGCAGCTCCACCACCGACGCGCCCACCCCCGACAGCACCGCACCCCAGTCCACCGCCACACCACGCACGAACGCCTCACCCAGCGAGGCCAGCAAACGCGCCGGACCACCCTCATCACGCCGCAACGAACCCACCACGACCGCATCCTCGACCGCGGCCTGAACCGGCAGCGTCAGCACCGGATGCGGACTCATCTCCAGGAACGTCCCGAACCCAGCGGCCGACAACCCCCGCACCGCCGACTCCAGCTCCACCGTCTCCCGCAGATTGGTGAACCAGTACCCCGCGTCCAGCCCGGCGGTGTCGACCGGCGCACCCGTGACGGTGGAGTGGAAGGTGATGCGTGACGTGCGCGGACGGATGGGGGCGAGAAGGCCGAGCAGTTCCTCGCGGAGCTCCTCGACCTGTGCGGAGTGCGAGGCGTAGTCCACCGGGACCAGCTTCGCGCGTACGTCCTCGGCCTCGCACTCGGCCTGGAGTTCACGCAGCGCCTCCGGCTCGCCGGACACCACCACCGAACCGGGGCCGTTGACCGCCGCGACGGAGATCCGCCCGTCCCAGGCGGTGACGCGCTCGCGCACCTCGTCCACGGGCAGCGAGACGGACATCATCCCGCCCCGGCCCGCCAGCCCGCGGGCGATGGCCTGCGACCGCAGCGCCACCACCCGCGCCCCGTCCTCCAACGACAACGCGCCCGCCACCACAGCCGCCGCGATCTCACCCTGCGAATGCCCCACCACCGCCGCGGGCTCCACCCCACACGCCCGCCACACCCCGGCCAACGACACCATCACCGCCCACAACGCGGGCTGCACCACATCCACCCGCTCCAACCCCGGACCCTCACCCCGCAGCACACCCGCCAGCGACCAGTCCACAAACGCCGACAACGCCGACTCGCACTCACCCAACCGCTCAGCGAACACCACGGAGCTGTCGAGGAGTTCAACCGCCATCCCAGCCCACTGCGACCCCTGCCCGGGGAACACAAACACGGGCCGGGTGTCGGCGGCGAGGGTGCCCTCGCCGCGTACGACCGCCGACGACGCGCCCGCGGACGCCAGGGACTCCAGGCCACTCATCAGCGCGGCACGGCTGTCGCCGACCACCACCGCGCGGTGGTCGAAGGTGGCGCGGCTGGTGGCGAGCGAGTACCCCACATCGGCCGGGGACAGCTCGGGCCGCGCCGTGAGATGCGACAGCAGCCGCTCCGCCTGCGCCCGCAGCGCCGCGCCGCTCTTGGCCGACAGTGTCCACGGCACCACTCCCCCGCCCACCGGGGCCACTTCGGCCGGGCCCGCGGACGGTTCGGAGGTGGCCTCGGGGACCTCGGGCGCCTCCTCGATGATGGTGTGCACATTGGTGCCGCTGGCCCCGAAGGCCGAGACACCGGCGCGGCGGGGCTCCTCGGTGCTCGGCCAGGCCCGGGCTTCGGTCAGCAGTTCCAGCGCGCCCGCGGACCAGTCGATCCGGGAGGAGCGCTCCTCGGCGTGCAGGGTCCTGGGCAGCACCCCGTGGCGCATCGCCTGGACCATCTTGATGACACCGCCGACGCCTCCGGCCGCCTGCGGATGGCCGATGTTGGACTTCAGCGAGCCGATCAGCACGGGACGGTCCGACGGCCGGTCCTGGCCGTAGGTGGCGAGCAGCGCACCGGCCTCGATCGGGTCGCCCAGCGGGGTGCCGGTGCCATGTGCCTCGACCGCGTCGATCTGCTCCGGGGACAGGGACGCGTTGGCCAGCGCCTGGCGGATCACCCGCTGCTGGGAACGGCCGTTGGGAGCGGTGAGGCCGTTACTGGCACCGTCCTGGTTGACGGCGGAGCCACGGACGACCGCCAGCACCTCATGGCCGTTGCGACGCGCGTCGGACAGCCGTTCCAGGAGCAGCATGCCGACGCCCTCACCGAGCCCCATGCCGTCGGCGCCCTCGGCGAACGCCTTGCAGCGGCCGTCCCGGGCGAGGCCGCGCTGCCGGGCGAAGCCGATGAGCCCCATGGGGGCGCCCATCACGGCGGCGCCGCCCGCGAGCGCCAGGGAGCAGTCGCCCTGGCGCAGTGACTGGCAGGCCAGGTGGAGGGCCACCAGCGAGGACGAGCACGCGGTGTCGAGGGTGACGGCCGGGCCCTCCAGGCCCAGTGTGTAGGCGATCCGGCCGGACATGATGCTGGCGGAGATACCGGTGACCAGGTGGCCTTCGAGCCCCTCGGGCATATGGGGCCAGTCGGGGACGTAGCCCTGGTAGGCCGCGCCCACAAAAACACCGGTCCGGCTGCCGCGCAGGGTGCCCGGGTCGATTCCGGCGCGTTCGAACGCCTCCCACGAGGTTTCCAGCAGCAGCCGTTGCTGGGGGTCCATTACGGTGGCCTCGCGGGGCGATATCCCGAAGAAGGCCGGGTCGAACCGGTCGGCGTCATGGAGGAAGCCGCCTTCGGTGGCGTAGACGGTGCCCTGGCGGTCGGGGTCCGGGTCGTAGAGGTTCTCCAGGTCCCAGTCGCGGTTGCCGGGGAAGCCGGAGATGGCGTCGCGTTCCCCGGTGACCAGTTCCCACAGGTCTTCGGGGCCGCGTACGTCGCCCGGGTAGCGGCAGCTCATCGCCACGATGGCGATGGGTTCGCGGGAGGCCGCGGTGAGTTGCTGGTTGGCCCGGCGCAGTCGTTCCGTCTCCTTCAGAGACTCCCGCAGTGCGCCAACGATCTTGTCGGTGGGGTTTGCCATGGTCAGCTCCGCACTCGCGTCTCGTCAGAGGTCGTTCTTGTCGTAGGCCATGCGGACGAGGTCATCCACGTCCAGGTCGTCGATGGACTCCGTGGCTTCCTCGTCCGCCGGTCCGGTGGCGGGCTCGCGGGCGTCGGCGAGCCGCAGCAGTTCGTCCAGCAGCCCAGACGCCCGGAGGCGGTGCACCGGAATGGCCGTCAGCGCCTTCCTGACCTCCGCCTCTTCGGGATCCAGCGCGGTGTCCGCCGTGTCGCCGGGGAAGAGTTCGGCGCCGATGTGTCCGGCGAGTTCCGCCGCGCTCGGATAGTCGAAGACGACGGTGACGGGGAAACGCAGTCCGGTGGCGGTGCCCAGGCGGTTGCGCAGATCGACGGCGCTGAGGGAGTCGAACCCAAGCTCCCGGAAGGCACGGGAGACCTCGACGGCCTCGGGGCCCGGATAGCCCAGCACGGTGGCGATCTGGGCGCGTACCAGGGAGAGCACGGCCGTCCGCCGGTCGGCCGCGGGCATCGTGGCCAGCCGGTCGCGCAGCGAGGCGGACTCCCCGGCCCCGGCCGGCGCCGGGTCCGTGTCGGCGGCGAGGATCCGCGCCACTTCGGGCACCTGGCCGAACAGCGGGCTGGGCCGTGCGGAGGTGAACACGGGGACGAACCGCTCCCAGTCGACGTCGGCGACGACGACCACGGTCTCGTCGCGGTCGAGCACCCGCTGGAAGCCGTCGATGGCCAGCTTCGGGGACATGAACGGGATACCCCGGCCGCGCAGTTGCTCCTCGGCGAGGTTGGCGGCCATACCGCCCTCCTCCGGGCTCCAGATGCCCCACACCACCGAGGTGGCGGTCAGACCGCGGGCGCGCCGGTGTTCGGCGAGCCCGTCGAGGTAGGCGTTGGCCGCGGCGTAGGCGCCGTGTTCGCCACTGCCCCAGACGGCCGAGATGGAGGAGAAGAGCACAAACGCGTCGAGGGTGTCCCGGTCGAAGAGGGCGTCGAGGTTGGCGGCGCCCGCGACCTTGGCCTCCGCGGTGTCCGCGAACTCCTCCAGGTCGGTGTCGGCGAGCGGGACGAGGACACCCGCCCCGGCGATGTGCATCACGGTGCGGATCGGCGGGCCCTGGGCCTCGACGCGCCGTACGAGGGCTTCCAGCGCCCGGTGGTCGGCCACGTCGCACGCGGCCACGGTCACCTTGGCGCCCAGCTCGGTGAGTTCGGCCGTGAGCTTGTCCGCGCCGGGGGCCTCGGGGCCTCGGCGGCTGGTGAGCACCAGGTGCTCGGCGCCGTTACGGGCCAGCCAGCGGGCGATCTGGGCGCCGACACCACCGGTGCCGCCGGTGAGCAGCACGGTGCCCTTGGGGGTCCAGGCGGGGCCGGACCGGGACCGGTCCGGGGCGGCGCGCACCAGACGGCGGGTGAACACTCCGGAGGGTCGCAGCGCGAGCTGGTCCTCGTCGCCGAGGCCGCCCGCGAGCGCTCCGCACAGCCGGGTGGTCACCCGGCCGTCGACCGTGCCGGGCAGGTCGATCATGCCGCCCCAGCGCTGGGGGTGTTCGAGGGCGGCGACCCGGCCGAGTCCCCAGACGGCCGACTGGGCCGGGCTGTCCAGGGTGTCGGTGCCGCCGGTGGACACCGCGCCCCGGGTGGCGAGCCACAGCGGGGCCTCGATACCGGTGTCGCCGAGGGCCTGGACGAGGGCGAGGGTGAGCGCGAGGCCGGTGGGCACCCCCGGGCGTACGGGGTGCGGGGTGTCGGCGACGCCGAGCAGCGAGAGCACTCCGGACGGGGCGGCACCGGCCGTGGCCTCGGTGAGCCGGGCGGCGGTCGCGGCGCGGTCGGCCTCGTCCAGCTCGACGGTGAGGACGGTGGCGCCGTGATCGCTCAGCCCGGTGCGTACGGCGTCGATGAGATCGGTGTGCATCAGATCGATGTCGGTCAGGCCGGTGTCGGCCGGGCCGGTGTCGCGGTGGCGGGCCGCGGGGACCGCCAGCAGCCAGGTGCCGCCGAGGGTGGCCGAGGACGGGTCCGGTACGCGGTTCCAGGTGAGCTGGTAGCGCCACGAGTCGAGAACGGAACGCTCACGGCGGGCCCGGCGCCACGAGGAGAGTGCGGGCAGCACCGCCCCGAGGGACCGTTCGGCGGTGGGGTCGACGTCCAGTTCGGTGACGAGGGCTTCGAGGTCCTGCCGTTCCACCGCATCCCAGAACTCCGCGTCCGCCGGGTCGACTTCGGCCGCCGACGGCTGGGCCGAACCCTCCAGCCAGTACCGCTGCCGCTGGAAGGCGTACGTCGGCAGCTCCACCACCGACGCGCCCACCCCCGACAGCACCGCACCCCAGTCCACCGCCACACCACGCACGAACGCCTCACCCAGCGAGGCCAGCAAACGCGCCGGACCACCCTCATCACGCCGCAACGAACCCACCACGACCGCATCCTCGACCGCGGCCTGAACCGGCAGCGTCAACACCGGATGCGGACTCATCTCCAGGAACGTCCCGAACCCAGCGGCCGACAACCCCCGCACCGCCGACTCCAGCTCCACCGTCTCCCGCAGATTGGTGAACCAGTACCCCGCGTCCAGCCCGGCGGTGTCGACCGGCGCACCCGTGACGGTGGAGTGGAAGGTGATGCGTGACGTGCGCGGACGGATGGGGGCGAGAAGGCCGAGCAGTTCCTCGCGGAGCTCCTCGACCTGTGCGGAGTGCGAGGCGTAGTCCACCGGGACCAGCTTCGCGCGTACGTCCTCGGCCTCGCACTCGGCCTGGAGTTCACGCAGCGCCTCCGGCTCGCCGGACACCACCACCGAACCGGGGCCGTTGACCGCCGCGACGGAGATCCGCCCGTCCCACGCCGCGATCCGCTCACGGACCCGGTCGGCCGTCTCGGCGACGGACATCATGCCACCGCGGCCCGCGAGTCCACGGGCGATGGCCTGCGACCGCAGCGCCACCACCCGCGCCCCGTCCTCCAACGACAACGCGCCCGCCACCACAGCCGCCGCGATCTCACCCTGCGAATGCCCCACCACCGCCGCCGGCTCCACCCCACACGCCCGCCACACCCCGGCCAACGACACCATCACCGCCCACAACGCGGGCTGCACCACATCCACCCGCTCCAACCCCGGACCCTCACCCCGCAACACACCCGCCAGCGACCAGTCCACAAACGCCGACAACGCCGACTCGCACTCACCCAACCGCTCAGCGAACACCACGGAGCAGTCGAGGAGTTCAACCGCCATCCCAGCCCACTGCGACCCCTGCCCCGGGAAGACGAACACGGGCTTGCCGACGGGCCCCGCGATACCCTGGGCCACCAAGCCCCCCGGCTCGGCGCGGGTGAGCGCGGTGAGACCGGCGCGGAAGTCCTTTGGGGTCTGCCCGACCACCACCGCGCGGTGGTCGAAGGTGGCGCGGCTGGTGGCCAGGGAGTACCCCACATCGATGGGCGACAGTTCGGGCCGCGCCTCCACATGCGACAGCAGCCGCTCCGCCTGCGCCCGCAGGGCGGCCTCGCTCTTCGCCGACACCATCCACGCCACCGCCACGTCCCCCACCGGGCTGACGGCGGAGCCGTCCGTCAACGGCTGTCCCTCTGCGGCCTGTTCGATGATGGCGTGGGCGTTGGTGCCACTGGCGCCGAAGGCGGACACCCCGGCGCGGCGGACGCGGCCGGTCTCCGGCCACGGGCGTGCCTCCGTGAGCAATTCCACGGCGCCGGACGACCAGTCGACGTTGGGCGACGGCTCCTCGATGTGCAGCGTCCTGGGCAGCATGCCGTGGCGGATGGCCTGCACCATCTTGATGACACCGCCGACACCCGCGGCGGCCGCGGTGTGGCCGATGTTGGACTTCAGCGAGCCCAGCCACAGCGGCTGGTCCGAGGGCCGGTTCCGGCCGTAGGTGGCGAGCAGCGCGGTGGCCTCGATCGGGTCGCCGAGCGAGGTCCCCGTACCGTGTGCCTCCACGACGTCGACCTCGCCCCCGGAGAGGGCGGCGTTGGCCAGTGCCCGGCGGATCACCCGCTGCTGTGCACGGCCGTTGGGGGCGGTGAGGCCATTGCTGGCACCGTCCTGGTTGACGGCGGAGCCGCGGACGACCGCCAGCACCTCATGGCCGTTGCGACGCGCGTCGGACAGCCGTTCCAGCAGCAGCACACCGACGCCCTCACCCCAGGCGGTGCCGTCGGCCGTGGAGGAGAACGCCTGGCAGCGGGAGGAGGCGGAAAGCGCACGCTGGCGGCTGAACTCGATGAAGCCGCCCGGGGTGGACATCACGGTGGTGCCACCGGTGAGCGCCATCGCGCAGTCGCCCTGGCGCAGCGCCT
This window contains:
- a CDS encoding type I polyketide synthase, with the translated sequence MANPTDKIVGALRESLKETERLRRANQQLTAASREPIAIVAMSCRYPGDVRGPEDLWELVTGERDAISGFPGNRDWDLENLYDPDPDRQGTVYATEGGFLHDADRFDPAFFGISPREATVMDPQQRLLLETSWEAFERAGIDPGTLRGSRTGVFVGAAYQGYVPDWPHMPEGLEGHLVTGISASIMSGRIAYTLGLEGPAVTLDTACSSSLVALHLACQSLRQGDCSLALAGGAAVMGAPMGLIGFARQRGLARDGRCKAFAEGADGMGLGEGVGMLLLERLSDARRNGHEVLAVVRGSAVNQDGASNGLTAPNGRSQQRVIRQALANASLSPEQIDAVEAHGTGTPLGDPIEAGALLATYGQDRPSDRPVLIGSLKSNIGHPQAAGGVGGVIKMVQAMRHGVLPRTLHAEERSSRIDWSAGALELLTEARAWPSTEEPRRAGVSAFGASGTNVHTIIEEAPEVPEATSEPSAGPAEVAPVGGGVVPWTLSAKSGAALRAQAERLLSHLTARPELSPADVGYSLATSRATFDHRAVVVGDSRAALMSGLESLASAGASSAVVRGEGTLAADTRPVFVFPGQGSQWAGMAVELLDSSVVFAERLGECESALSAFVDWSLAGVLRGEGPGLERVDVVQPALWAVMVSLAGVWRACGVEPAAVVGHSQGEIAAAVVAGALSLEDGARVVALRSQAIARGLAGRGGMMSVSLPVDEVRERVTAWDGRISVAAVNGPGSVVVSGEPEALRELQAECEAEDVRAKLVPVDYASHSAQVEELREELLGLLAPIRPRTSRITFHSTVTGAPVDTAGLDAGYWFTNLRETVELESAVRGLSAAGFGTFLEMSPHPVLTLPVQAAVEDAVVVGSLRRDEGGPARLLASLGEAFVRGVAVDWGAVLSGVGASVVELPTYAFQRQRYWLEGSAQPSAAEVDPADAEFWDTVERGDLEALATALDVDAEESSLAMVMPALAAWRRARRERSAQDALRYHITWKPLGDVLATSQIPPSSGATWLIAAPAGVPEGELIAGALRAHGAAARVLELTEADAVRGTLAQRLGPETADTPPTGVLSLLALAEQPYGADTAQPTGLALNLALLQALGDTGADIPLWYATRGAVSVGGADPLDHPLQALTWGLGRIAAVEYPQRWGGLLDLPHTLDDRATARLCAVLAGALDGEDQVAVRGSGTYGRRLVHAATAAPATPGRWQPRGTVLVTGGTGGLGAHVARWLAHGGAERLVLTSRRGPDAPGAVELADELRASGVRVTVAACDVADRDALTALLARLDHDEAPLDAVVHAAGVLDDGVLDTLTPERADGVLRPKVDAALHLDELTRDRELSAFVLFSSFAGTLGGPGQGSYAAANAFLDALAQRRRSQGLAATSVAWGAWSGGGLVDEAVEARLHATGMPAMAPESAISALQRALGVADTYVAVADIAWDRLIAATPASASAAVLRELPEVRELSERGADTVDTTAGDAAAPLARRLAGLSPQEAEEALTDLVSTEVAAALGYPDASAVEAGRAFRELGFDSLTAVDLRNRLGAATGLRLPVTLVFDYPNVTALTGFLLAETGAAGPDEADAPVGTATVGAAADADPIAIVAMSCRLPGGVRTPEELWQLLMDGRDAIGDFPTDRGWDIDGHFDPDPDKPGTFYATGGGFLYDADHFDPEFFGISPREALAIDPQQRLLLETTWEAFERAGIDPATVKGSRTGVFIGASYNDYGSRFQRAPEEFEGYLATGSASSVASGRISYVFGLEGPAVTTDTACSSSLVALHQAAQALRQGECSMALAGGVVVMSTLDTFIEFSRQRAMAPDGRCKAFSADADGAGWAEGVGMLLLERLPDAQANGHEVLALVRGSAVNQDGASNGLTAPNGPSQQRVIRQALASAGLTATGVDAVEAHGTGTSLGDPIEAQALMATYGQGRDTDRPLWLGALKSNIGHTQAASGVAGVIKMVLALRQGLLPRTLHADERSPNVDWSAGAVELLTDARDWPETGGRPRRAGVSAFGVSGTNAHVVLEQGPVAELAEPAVRPSVVTDVVPWVVSGRGEGALRAQAERLRAYVVARPELSPVDIGYSLALSRSAFSHRATVVGSDREELLRGLADLASGVVPGAAAVDGATAFLFTGQGAQRLGMGRELYGVFPVFAEAFDEVCGELDRHLDGSVREVVFGQDAGVLDRTVFTQSGLFAFEVALFRLVQSWGVGADFLVGHSVGELVAACVAGVFSLEDACVLVAARGRLMQALPEGGAMVSLQAAEAEVLPHLEGLEGRVSVAAVNGPAATVISGDETTVLEIAEAVGVRSRRLRVSHAFHSPLMEPMLAEFATVAHSIGYGAPAVPVVSNVTGEPAGGELCSPEYWVRHVRRAVRFADGIRTLQAQGVSRFVELGPAGVLSGMGQESVAGTEAVFVPLLRKDRGEVEALHSGIGRVHAHGGPVDWERVFAGRGARRVELPTYAFQRQRYWLDAPATVGDMTSAGLGAAEHPLLGASVELAGTDGLVLTSSLSVRSQPWLADHAVSGVVLFPGTAFLELALQAGDQAGCDHVEELTLQAPLVLPERGAVTLQLVVDPPDESGVRSLTVYSRPQDTSTGAGANTGAELPWTQHASGVLAPGAADGSYDLGGVWPPRGAEPIDVTDLYERFAEHGFDYGPSFRGLRAAWLRGDEVFAEVRLAPERQSDATAYGLHPALLDAALHTIALGPMLQAGEGRLPFSWTGVSLHAAGAGEVRVRLTPNGTDTVALTVADAIGRPVATVESLVLRKRPERLGDAGPGGLGDALYRLDWVAASGEPAEPERLTTEDWGLLGDDDFKLVGLDVRGYRDLSALLAEAAEMPATVLVPCVPEPGGVADSVRTACRRALELVRAWLTEERFADSRLVFVTRGAVTVEPGADVPDLAHAAVWGLVRSAQSENPDRFTLVDLDEHDRSSSALTTALALDEPQSAIREGVVSVARLTTASRSATTLTPAESTDGAPAWDPRGTVLITGATGTIGGVIARHLAAEGGVRHLLLAGRRGPEADGAAELVAELTELGADVTLAACDVSDREALAKLLATVPEAHPLTAVVHAAGVLDDGVVSSLTPERVDRVLRPKVDAAVNLYELTRELNLSALVLFSSIAGTFGGMGQGNYAAANAFLDAFAQHCRTRGHPVQAHAWGLWAQRSEMTGKLADTDLTRLARGGIVPFSSADGARLFDAARAVDIAVVLPMRLDTAALRARSGPVPALLRGLVRTSARPPVRRAAAGTATGGGPDGPEGLKRHLSGLPEAERGRFLLDLVRTTVAGVLGYEGVSAVEAERGLLDLGFDSLTAVELRNQLGKATGRRLPVTLLFDYPTSKAIAQFLEAEIAPEAFSAAGTGFPELDTLERGLARITADDGAREALASRLQDLLAQLGQVQENADDAVSTRIDAASDDEIFDFIENELGLS
- a CDS encoding type I polyketide synthase, whose translation is MDNEKKLRDYLKRATGHLRAAHRRIQDLQTPEPIAIVAMNCRYAGDIRSPEDLWDAVAEGRDGIGDFPADRGWDLANLFDPDPDSEGRTYARQGGFLYDADRFDPAFFGISPREALTMDPQQRLLLEVVWETFERAGIDPGTLRGTDTGIFMGATDFDYARGLTRLPEGLEGHMSMGASGAILSGRVAYTLGLEGPAVTVDTMCSSSLVALHMACQALRQGDCAMALTGGTTVMSTPGGFIEFSRQRALSASSRCQAFSSTADGTAWGEGVGVLLLERLSDARRNGHEVLAVVRGSAVNQDGASNGLTAPNGRAQQRVIRRALANAALSGGEVDVVEAHGTGTSLGDPIEATALLATYGRNRPSDQPLWLGSLKSNIGHTAAAAGVGGVIKMVQAIRHGMLPRTLHIEEPSPNVDWSSGAVELLTEARPWPETGRVRRAGVSAFGASGTNAHAIIEQAAEGQPLTDGSAVSPVGDVAVAWMVSAKSEAALRAQAERLLSHVEARPELSPIDVGYSLATSRATFDHRAVVVGQTPKDFRAGLTALTRAEPGGLVAQGIAGPVGKPVFVFPGQGSQWAGMAVELLDCSVVFAERLGECESALSAFVDWSLAGVLRGEGPGLERVDVVQPALWAVMVSLAGVWRACGVEPAAVVGHSQGEIAAAVVAGALSLEDGARVVALRSQAIARGLAGRGGMMSVAETADRVRERIAAWDGRISVAAVNGPGSVVVSGEPEALRELQAECEAEDVRAKLVPVDYASHSAQVEELREELLGLLAPIRPRTSRITFHSTVTGAPVDTAGLDAGYWFTNLRETVELESAVRGLSAAGFGTFLEMSPHPVLTLPVQAAVEDAVVVGSLRRDEGGPARLLASLGEAFVRGVAVDWGAVLSGVGASVVELPTYAFQRQRYWLEGSAQPSAAEVDPADAEFWDAVERQDLEALVTELDVDPTAERSLGAVLPALSSWRRARRERSVLDSWRYQLTWNRVPDPSSATLGGTWLLAVPAARHRDTGPADTGLTDIDLMHTDLIDAVRTGLSDHGATVLTVELDEADRAATAARLTEATAGAAPSGVLSLLGVADTPHPVRPGVPTGLALTLALVQALGDTGIEAPLWLATRGAVSTGGTDTLDSPAQSAVWGLGRVAALEHPQRWGGMIDLPGTVDGRVTTRLCGALAGGLGDEDQLALRPSGVFTRRLVRAAPDRSRSGPAWTPKGTVLLTGGTGGVGAQIARWLARNGAEHLVLTSRRGPEAPGADKLTAELTELGAKVTVAACDVADHRALEALVRRVEAQGPPIRTVMHIAGAGVLVPLADTDLEEFADTAEAKVAGAANLDALFDRDTLDAFVLFSSISAVWGSGEHGAYAAANAYLDGLAEHRRARGLTATSVVWGIWSPEEGGMAANLAEEQLRGRGIPFMSPKLAIDGFQRVLDRDETVVVVADVDWERFVPVFTSARPSPLFGQVPEVARILAADTDPAPAGAGESASLRDRLATMPAADRRTAVLSLVRAQIATVLGYPGPEAVEVSRAFRELGFDSLSAVDLRNRLGTATGLRFPVTVVFDYPSAAELAGHIGAELFPGDTADTALDPEEAEVRKALTAIPVHRLRASGLLDELLRLADAREPATGPADEEATESIDDLDVDDLVRMAYDKNDL